In Hyphomicrobiaceae bacterium, the following are encoded in one genomic region:
- a CDS encoding porin — protein sequence MIAWGISRVARVVALALLACTFAIPMPAAAADLGGSCCADLEQRIAELEAATARKGNRKVSLTISGMVTWPLMVWNDGAQTGAFVVSDEMKRPRLRFAGEGKINSDWSVGYVMEIGPHTDPISPMDQYAYDGYRGALEMRYSYWSVKNTELGQLSMGLQSQATDGITEISLANTSTVMTPGLPLMLGYVSHGWYMRRDADKVLTGLRFGDILLRGRTDIWGEGHRWNVVRYDTPTLAGFTLSAAWGEDDVWDVALRYAGQFSRFKLSAGAGFAKWTGDGIPNERGCARPAGTTKIDCWEIGGALSVMDTATGLFVNAAAGLGDDKKLESLYDYVPGIDKTLNFYYLVGGIERNWLPFGKTTLFAQYWRRNMGAGVLYNGNRIDATPLGANPLVSGAETSIWGASVVQELADGVEVYASLNRTQMDISTSATGGVGGSVNTKIAPFDFLFAGMAVRF from the coding sequence ATGATTGCGTGGGGTATTTCCCGTGTAGCGCGGGTTGTCGCGTTGGCTCTACTCGCCTGCACGTTCGCCATACCGATGCCAGCGGCCGCCGCCGATCTGGGCGGTTCCTGCTGCGCCGACTTGGAACAGCGCATCGCCGAGCTTGAGGCCGCCACCGCGCGCAAGGGGAACCGGAAAGTTTCCCTTACGATATCCGGCATGGTGACGTGGCCGCTGATGGTCTGGAACGACGGCGCCCAGACCGGAGCCTTCGTCGTGTCCGACGAAATGAAGCGCCCGCGCCTTCGCTTTGCAGGCGAAGGCAAGATCAATTCCGATTGGAGCGTGGGCTATGTCATGGAGATTGGCCCGCACACGGACCCGATATCGCCCATGGACCAGTATGCCTACGATGGCTATCGGGGCGCGCTTGAAATGCGCTACTCCTATTGGTCGGTGAAGAATACTGAGCTAGGACAGCTCTCCATGGGTCTGCAATCGCAGGCAACCGATGGCATCACTGAGATCTCGCTCGCCAACACGTCCACCGTCATGACACCCGGCTTGCCACTGATGCTGGGATACGTTTCGCACGGGTGGTACATGCGCCGCGACGCGGACAAGGTGCTCACCGGTCTTCGCTTCGGCGACATCCTGCTCAGGGGCCGCACCGACATCTGGGGCGAAGGTCATCGCTGGAACGTGGTGCGCTACGACACACCAACGCTGGCTGGCTTCACGCTCTCGGCCGCCTGGGGCGAGGACGATGTCTGGGACGTTGCCCTGCGCTACGCGGGCCAGTTCAGCCGCTTCAAACTTTCTGCCGGAGCGGGATTTGCAAAGTGGACAGGTGACGGCATTCCAAACGAACGAGGCTGCGCACGGCCTGCAGGCACCACCAAGATCGACTGCTGGGAAATCGGCGGCGCGCTTTCCGTGATGGACACCGCAACCGGATTGTTCGTCAACGCCGCTGCGGGACTAGGCGACGACAAGAAACTTGAATCCCTCTACGACTATGTCCCCGGTATCGATAAGACGCTGAATTTTTATTATCTGGTCGGCGGCATCGAGAGGAACTGGCTTCCTTTCGGAAAGACAACGCTGTTTGCGCAATACTGGCGGCGCAACATGGGTGCAGGCGTGCTCTACAACGGCAATCGCATCGATGCGACGCCGCTCGGCGCAAATCCATTGGTGTCGGGCGCTGAAACTTCGATCTGGGGAGCTTCGGTGGTCCAGGAGCTGGCCGACGGCGTCGAAGTCTATGCCTCGTTGAACCGCACGCAGATGGACATCTCGACCAGCGCAACAGGCGGCGTAGGTGGTTCGGTTAACACCAAGATCGCACCCTTCGATTTCCTTTTTGCGGGCATGGCCGTGCGGTTCTGA